A region of the Amycolatopsis sp. cg13 genome:
CGGTGGCCGGGTTGCCCGGTTCGAGAAGCGCTACGGCAAGCGTCAGCAGAAGACCGACGCCAAGTAGCTTGTCCGACGGCGCCCACCCGCACGCCCGGGTGGGCGCCGTTGTTCTGTCCGGGCTTGTTCGCGAGAGGGAGACGGCGAAGTGGATTCGAGTTCGCTCAAGGGGCTGCTCGACGAGCACGCGCAGCTGGAACAGCAGCTCGCCGACCCCGCGGTGCACGCGGACCAGGCCCGGGCCCGCAAACTGGGCCGCCGCTACGCCGAGCTGAGCCCGGTCGTGCGCGCGGTGCGCGAGCTGGACCAGACCCGCGACGATCTTTCCGCGGCCAAGGAACTCGCGGCCGAGGACGCGGCGTTCGCCGCCGAGGCCGACGAGCTGGCGGCGAAAATCCCGCAGCTCGAAGCGAAACTCACCGAACTTCTCCTGCCGCGCGACCCGTACGACGGCTCCGACGTCGTCATGGAAATCAAGTCCGGCGAAGGCGGCGAGGAATCCGCGCTGTTCGCCGGCGACCTGCTGCGGATGTACCTGCGCTACGCCGAACGGCACAACTGGAAGGCCGAGGTGCTCGACTCGACGGAGTCGGACCTGGGCGGCTACAAGGACGTCACGCTGTCGCTCAAGAGCAAGACCGCGGACGTCGAAGGCGTGTGGGCGAGGCTGAAATTCGAGGGCGGCGTGCACCGCGTGCAGCGCGTGCCGGCCACCGAATCGCAGGGCCGCATCCACACGTCCGCGTCCGGCGTGCTGATTTATCCGGAACCGGAAGAGGTCGAGGTCGAAATCGACCCGAACGACCTCCGCATCGACGTATTCCGCTCCTCGGGCCCCGGCGGGCAGAGCGTGAACACCACCGACTCGGCCGTGCGGATCACGCACCTGCCGACCGGGATCGTCGTGTCGTGCCAGAACGAGAAGTCGCAAATCCAGAACCGCGCGCGTGCGCTGCAGGTACTGCAGGCGCGTCTTCAGCAGGTCGCCGAAGAAGAGGCGGCGGCGAAGGCGTCGGACGCGCGTCGTTCGCAGGTGCGGACGGTGGACCGCTCGGAGCGGGTGCGGACGTACAACTTCCCGGAGAACCGGATTTCGGACCACCGGGTGAATTACAAGGCGTACAACCTGGATCAGGTTCTGGACGGCGAGCTGGACGGTGTGCTGGACGCGCTGGCCACCGCCGATCGGGAGGAGCGGCTCGCCTCGCAGGCGGGCTGATTCCTAAACCGCAGCCGGGATTTCCTCGGCGCTCGGGTCCTCAGTGTGCTCCGGCGCGCTTTCCTTGCGGGGCAACAGACTGAGGACAGCGAACACCACAGCCAGCACAGTCGGGAAGAGCGTCAGCAGCTGGTGCTTCACGCCCTCGATGCCTTCGCCCAGCGCAGACAATCCCAGCTGTCCCGCCGCGAAGAACACCAGCAGGAACGCCACAATCCCGTACTCACGCCGACCTCGGCGGAACGCGCGCACCCCGGCCCAGCCGATGAGCACCCAAATCGGCACCAGTGCGAACAATCCGAGCGGCGCGATCAGCGCGGCGAGCCCGGAGAACACCGGAACCCGATATTCCTTCGCCAGCCGCGGCTGTCCGGACAGTTCGCCGAAGCTGCCGAGGTTCGCCGGGCGCGCGGTGAGGGCGTCGACGCCGCCCTGCTGCAGGATTTCGGCTGTCCGGCCAGGGTGCGTCGCGTAGTAGTGCAGCACGTTGCGGCGGCTGATTTTGTCCTTGTACTGCGGGTAAAGCGGGTCGTGCCAGGCCGCGCGCTCGCCCCACCAGCCGGTGCCGACGTACTGTTCGAACGATTCCGGCAGCCCGAGCGCGGCGAGGTCGGCCTTCGTGTCGTGCTTTCCGTCCACAATGGAGTCGAAGATCGCGTGGTACATGTTGGCCTCGCGGTATTCCGCGTTGGCCGGATCGCCCTGGGACTGGATCGCGAGAGTGCCCGCGCCCACGATCGCGAGCACCGCCAGCGGCAGCACCCAGCGTTCCCGCCCGCGCGCGCCGGACGGGCGGGTCAGCAGCAGCGCGAGCGCGAAAAGCGGGATGAGCAACAAAGTTTGCGATTTGGCGTTGATCCCGACGAGTCCACCGAGGACAGTCACCACGGCACCCGCCCAGCGCAGGTTTCCGGGGCGGTGCAACAGGAACAGGCCGCCGCAGATCAGCAGGATGCCGAGGAACGCCGCGCCTTCGCTGAGCACCGACGCGAAGTAGCCGAAGAACGCCGAGTCGCCCATCACGAGCAGCAGCAACACCGTGGCGATCAGCCGGTTTCGCCGGTTCAGGTCGAGGCCGAGCACCGTGACGGTGATCGCGCCGGCGACCAGCACGCAGGTGA
Encoded here:
- the prfA gene encoding peptide chain release factor 1, coding for MDSSSLKGLLDEHAQLEQQLADPAVHADQARARKLGRRYAELSPVVRAVRELDQTRDDLSAAKELAAEDAAFAAEADELAAKIPQLEAKLTELLLPRDPYDGSDVVMEIKSGEGGEESALFAGDLLRMYLRYAERHNWKAEVLDSTESDLGGYKDVTLSLKSKTADVEGVWARLKFEGGVHRVQRVPATESQGRIHTSASGVLIYPEPEEVEVEIDPNDLRIDVFRSSGPGGQSVNTTDSAVRITHLPTGIVVSCQNEKSQIQNRARALQVLQARLQQVAEEEAAAKASDARRSQVRTVDRSERVRTYNFPENRISDHRVNYKAYNLDQVLDGELDGVLDALATADREERLASQAG